GCAATAATGAAAACTATGCTAATTGTGGTTTTGAGTCATTATTATCCACAAATTCAACAGATACCAGATACTGCACTAAGCAGAGGTAATAAACTGATGAACGAGACAATCCTGTACCCTCAATGGTCACATTTCTCTTGATTTTGTGAGAAAGGTTATGACTTTGGAACCTCACTCCTGGATGCTGTTTTAGAAGCTACCATTTAATGTCTTTGTAACCTCGTATGACGCACTGCATCTTTCAGAACCTGCTTCCTCTTCTGCAAAATGAGGATtaataaaatctatttcaaagATTTGTTCTGACCattaaataagacaaaatatgCAAATTACTTGACACACAGTTGGAACTAAACATAGACTTCTTTCCTCTTATGCCATCCTCACAATCCTTGAGGCTGGAAGAGCCCATTCTTAGCTTAAAAGCCAGCACTTCTTTGGGGGTACCAGGCAGGAGTATAGAGGCAGAGAGCAACTGGTTAGTCTTCAGGAAGAGGCAAAACAGAGCCGTTGGAAGAGAAACGGAGACGGGAGGCATGCAGAGGCTGCCTTCGAACTACAACTCCCGGGATGCTCAGCAAGAGGGAGCGTCCCGCCCCGCCCCACCCGGCTCGGCGGGTGCTGCCCACCCGGCGGAGCCGAGCGGCGCGCCGAGGCTACAAGTGCCGCGGCTGGGGAGTGGGGGACTTTCTCCTAGAGTCGTGCACCGGCGTGCGCGCGGTGCTGGAGCCGCACCGGGTGGCCAAGGCGGAAGGTGAGTGGCGGAGAGCGGGATGGGGAGAAGGCGCCGGGCATGAAGCAGAGAGCCGGCAGCATAGCGGAGCAGGGGCGCGTGTCCCCACTCCCAGCACTAGGTTCCTGCTTCCCCTACCGGACCTCGGCGGACACAGCCCGACTGAGGGTGCCTTAGGTGGGCGCAGACTTCACCCGGAATGGATTGATTGATCCCGCGGCGCCGGCGGGGGACTCTGCTGCTTGCGGCTGGTTCTTCCCCGCACAGAGCGCTCAGGACGCATCCCGAGGTCGTTTCCCCCAGAACAGCCTCACCCCAGTCAGTTTCTAAGCAAATTTTATGCCTTTCATTGAGGGCAAAGAGATGAGGGAAAGTGCTGTCCCCTCGCTTTAAGGTGCAGTCTTCTGTTCTGTGTTTTAAAAGATACcagagaaaaaaggagaggacagaagaaaagacctTTTGCTGGCCCCCTGGGATTATCCATTCTCCCCAGAGAATGGAAGCCCCGGATTCCGGGTTTCAAGGAAATCGACTGTACAGCTAGTGTATCTCTCATGAAACCAACAGAGTCTTCCTTCTAAGAGGCATAGAGGCAAGAGTGGATATTCCTCTCCCTCTTTGTTACATATTGGAAGTCCTATAAGGAACCCTGGCGATTTTATCCAAAGTAGTATTAATGTGATTAGTTAATTGTGCCAAAGGTTAATCAGAGTGCCTAATGCCTGAGGGATCTGCAAGACGAGTCCTCATTTTCAGTAATTGATGAAAGCTTTTACCAGCACTTTCCTCATTGAGGGATCTTTCAGTAGAGATTTGTCCACTTGCTAAAGGAAAGCTTTGGTTCACTTGTGGTTTCCTTGCACttagtggtttttttgtttttgttttaggtgcAGAGAAACTCTAATAGGAgacaagtttttgtttgaaaacaaaaacagatctCTAATGGATATTAGGAACTGTGTGCTTATGCCTTAAGTTGCCAGGTTGACCTTAGGTGCCCAGTGTCTGAGCCTCTTAAGAGCTGTTGGGGCTGTGGATTTTGAAGAATAATAAGTCTTAGCCTTCTAGTTAAAATCAGTTAGCACCCAGGGTTTGGAATCAAAATAAAAGGAGCCCTTGGTTAAAACTCCTATATTTATTTAGTGATTGTGAAAAGTGAATTATTATGTGTCCGAAAGGTGATAGAGACAAGAGAAGGATGGACAGGTGACTTTCTGCCCAAAGTTCTGTCCCTCAAAGGTTCTATGCTGCAGCAGAGGTGAGGGAATGTCATGGATGTAAACTTCCAGATACTCTTGGAAATAGCTTCTCACCTATTTGCCTGACAGAACTCTGTGGGCTTaccatttgtcatttattttacttctagaTTGAGTTTGTAAAAATTTCTGGATGATCAGTTTCTTGTGCTTGTCTGTTAGCAAATTgtaggggagggagaagaaactCTCCCACTGAGGTGCAGTATACAGGAAGAGCAGACAtgcaggctgtgtgtgtgtgtgtgtgtgtgtgtgtgtgtgtgtgtgtgtgtgtgtaggagtgGGCTAGCTCATGGCATTTTTTGCAAGGATCACAATGCAGTGTGTGATCTACACACTTTGGGGACCAGCACATATTACCCGAAAGGGGATGGGGCAGAGTGGAAGTACATGAACAAGTGGAAGTACATGATCTTATAAATATAGGGCCTGGGGCCATGTGACTTGCTTATTGGATATATGAAGTGTAAGGTTGGAAGAGGTGGCAAAGTAAGCCAGTCTTTTCACCCACTTCAGAGTTAACTGAGTCAAACATGCTGAGCCCCTTCTACAATGGAACCCAACAGATaggaatatatattcttaaagcTAATCTGTACCAGATACCAGAATGTGTTCTGAACTAGAGTGTAAACATGCAATCTAATTGAATTGTTAATAAATCTGTGCTTCCCCAAGTCCTCCAGAAATTCAGCAGCTCTTAAAAAGGGCCCCTGTCTTTCTCATTTGTGTCTTTCTGCAGGAAACCTGACTCCTCATTTGAGGGATCCTGTCACAGGAATGTGTGAGTCCTTGGATAAATTTGGCTTGGTGACAGCAGTATGCTTTTTCCAGAGACACTGCCACTTCCTCAGTGCTCCTTTTCTACCCTGACCTGAGTTTCTCAGTGTTAACCCCTGTAGCAAGTGAGAAGATTTGCCCTTTTCATACTTCTCTGCTACTTGGGactctctttcccttcttttgcCCCTTTTAGGAGGAACTGGGGCTGAGGTGCTGACAGCCAGGGCTGCAAAGAAAATGGGGACTTTGGAAGCAGCACTCCTGGCAGTACGATCTTAATTCCTGTTGGGTTCTTACCTAAATTTGTTGCTGTTGGCAGAATTTCTAGAAGCTGCTGGGGGATTTAACTAGCTCCCATGGAGCTCCATTACCTTTCTAAGAAGAGCAGCCAGGCAGACCTGTGCGATGCCATGGACCATAATTCAGGAGGGCTTCCTGGTGACCCTGTAGATGTAGCAGCCATCAGGGCTGCTCTTTGCTGTCAAAAACACTGTACATCTACACCAAGATTATCTGGGATGGAAGGGTCTAGACTTAGCCCTTCTCCAGCATCCCCTTCCTCCTGTCTGCAAGACAGTGTTATTCAGCCAAACTTCTTCCCACCAGGACCCCTTGACTCAGGGAACACCCAAATAACAGCAGAACGGAAAGTCTGCAACTGCTGCAGCCAAGAATTAGAAACATCTTTTACTTATGTGGATGAGAATGTCAACTTGGAGCAGCGGAACCGGAGGTCCCCTTCAGCAAAAGGCAGTAATCATCCTGAAGACCTTGGCTGGGGAAATCCAAGTGAATGGTCTCATGAGGCTGCCATATCCTTGATCTCCGAAGATGAAGATGACACCAGTTCAGAAGTCACATCTTCAGGGAAGTCAATTGACTATGGTTTCATCAGCGCCATCTT
This window of the Ictidomys tridecemlineatus isolate mIctTri1 chromosome 7, mIctTri1.hap1, whole genome shotgun sequence genome carries:
- the Tmem74 gene encoding transmembrane protein 74, whose translation is MELHYLSKKSSQADLCDAMDHNSGGLPGDPVDVAAIRAALCCQKHCTSTPRLSGMEGSRLSPSPASPSSCLQDSVIQPNFFPPGPLDSGNTQITAERKVCNCCSQELETSFTYVDENVNLEQRNRRSPSAKGSNHPEDLGWGNPSEWSHEAAISLISEDEDDTSSEVTSSGKSIDYGFISAILFLVTGILLVIISYIIPREVTVDPNSVAAREMERLEKESARLGAHLDRCVIAGLCLLTLGGVVLSCLLMMSMWKGELYRRNRFASSKESAKLYGSFNFRMKTSTNENTLELSLVEEDALAVQS